The DNA sequence GGGATATTTTGTGGCGCACGATTACCGCCGCTTATCACATCCGAAGGCAATTTTATGAGAATTACATTTACATCTGACAACAGGTTTTACTTACATGTCATATATCTTAAAGAGAAAAtcagaggaaaaaagagagatgggTAGCTTACATACatgtttcatatttattttaacaatattttactcAAACAATCGGTAGATATAGAAcgcgttttgttttattatcagaaaaGTGTGAGCTAGCACTCTCTTTTTAccatgttaaataaaatattcttcaatCTTAACACTAAATTATAACGGCTCGAAATCCTAATCGAgacattgtaaaataaaaaatgaaaattaatattcctaTCATCTAAGCAACATATTTTATCGAACAGCGTCCAAAAATCAGGATTTGCCGCTGTATTTTTCACGGATATGGACGAATGTGCCAATAACAATGGTGGATGCCAACACGAATGTAAGAATACGATAGGTTCTTATCAGTGTTCTTGCCATAATGGATTCACGCTTCACGAAAATGGTCACGATTGCAAAGAGGGTGGTTGCAAATACGAAATTACTGCGCCTGTTGGGACAATAACTTCACCAAACTATCCGGATTATTATCCTGGTCGTAAAGACTGCGTCTGGCACTTTACTACAAAGCCAGGGCATAGGATAAAATTggtttgtataattattattattattttacgacgtATTTGCATAATGTTATCACAcgttacgtataaatatatcttttttaaaaaaaatcgaataagGAAAggcaaaaattttaataaaaaagagcaTACAAATGAGATATCTACATGTATCAACGCAGGTGTTTAAAGTTTTCGAGATGGAACCGCATCAAGAATGCGCATACGACCACATTGACATTTACGATGGAGATTCACCAGACAGCATTACTCTAGGTAGATTTTGCGGTAACAAAGAACCACATCCGATTCTTGCTACAGGTAATCAAATGTACATGGTCTTCAAGAGTGACGCTTCCGTGCAAAGGAAAGGCTTTTTGGCTACTCATAGCACAGGTAGTTTGAGCTTTCTTTCTAGTATAGCGTTGGTCGTGAATTTTGTCGCAAAgatacgttttattaaatattgaagtaCGTCAAGGTGTAAattccgttaaaaaaaatttttacatgtaGTTTAGGTCGTAGTATATTACGTATAAAACAATGATATAGGCAGCTTTACGtgtaataacttttaatttgtgTTACAGCGTGTGGTGGTCATCTCATAGCCACAGATAGAGTCAAACATTTATATTCACACGCAAAATATGGTTATTATCACTACGATCACAGAACTGACTGTGATTGGGTAATAGAAGCACCACTCGGAAAAAATGTtcatttatcttttctttcgttccAACTGGAATACGAAACTGATTGCGGCTATGATTTTGTCGAAGTTTTCTCAGGTTTAGACGCATCTAGTCCACCATATGGTCGATTTTGTGGTAACTCAGTAAGTACTCTTCTCTATTCTTTAGgcttttaataacgttatctCAAAATAGTggaaacataaaaatacatgtgcgaaaaaaaaagaattatttgcacgaaataatgcaatttatatGTTATAGAATACTACTGATTTTATTTCTATGAACGAGGCACTACTAGTAAGATTCAGAACGGACGATACAATTTCAAACAAAGGTTTCGTAGCTATTTTCGTGGCAATCGATCGACAGGATAGCGAGGAAAATATTGGAAGTGAAGATAACGAAAATCAGGAAAATATTTGATCCATGGCTCGGTCGAATTTTAATCGAGTGATATAATGAAATTTCGAGTCGATTATTATCGTGAGATGATGATGATGTTGATTGATGGCTTCAGAGTACTTATAGGTGCTCTATACGGCCAGTGGAACACTATTATCGTgagagatattaattaagaacgtAAGTGACAATACATGACGTATATTCTTTTACGTACGTTAAccaaattttcattattattaaaaaatacgttaCTTCCTTATGAAAATGTAATGCGcatacatacgtacgtacatacatacagaAGATACGTATACATgtgtacgtatgtacgtatagAAACGCGTGCACCCAGGCATGTGTGTgcgtacgtatatattatataaaataaacgtgcacacgtgcaaaaaaaaagcgtataAATAAGTCTAACTCGTAACAATCCGATGCAATAACGATTAATGTTTCTATCGCGTTAGTTACCTTATTGACGTTAGCTCGAACATATCGGAATAGTATTCTAGAATCTAGAACTATTCTATCAAgccatattaatataatagacAATATATCGAGGTTGTTAAGGTGTTCGAATATCataaatgaatatttctaCGAATAGCactgtattataataaatcgaAGAATGTACCGTTGTGAGAAacagcaattttaattaacaaatattttatttaattataaaaaaatatttgctgaTTGTAGATACTTTGCAATAGATATAAATTAGCATTAACGATAAAaacatttatgaaaatatttttatcaatggTTATTTTCCTACTTGTAaacgatcaaaatttttaacttggCTATTTTTgagctttataattttttattttaaaaattaattgttaataatattattataattttctttatcttcgaATTTATTATAGTATCAATCATTTTGTATGagaatacaaagaaaaaaaattcaacgacttaaatatgtataacagAGAACTCGTTATTGAaacatatgtaattaatacaaGGAAACCctgtacaaaaaataatacgtaagatattaatatagatatcATATAACCGATATCGTTTTCTTATAAGAAACTAACACTGCCCAAGTGACAGTAATATCAGCTTTTAtatcattataaaataaaacaattacgCTGTAAGAAAAGTAGTATAATATAATGTGGTACGTTAGGTGTATATTAATCTACTAGCGGAGTACAGCAACGATCCATCAATCCAAATTAACGATTTCACAATACATTCGTGATTCCTAACAACACAAGTAACTAAATAATGAGCGAATTTCtccgattaatttcaataataacgTAACGTATTTAAAAGTATACAAAATCGCTACGTAGATGTTATGTAAATTATCCGTTTAAGAGTTTCCGATTGCGGTACAATATAATAACGTAAcgcgcggtttttttttttttttcaattttaatgcacggaaatataaatgtaaaatatgtgatatttaaacgattaatattattaatattaacacaTATGTATGAGTGTTCCTCCGTGTGTACGTATCTatctacttttttctttttttttcttttttttaattataaaacaccAATTGATATTCTGTTGATTACGCTTATTGTAAATAtagacaaaattaaatatcaatatatAACATCAGTTACACACACATACCTGTAAACACGCAAGAACTTGTTCGTGCGTGTTTGTAGCACATTATTATAGTCATAGTAAAGCAATGGCaatatatcgaattattacataaatattaaagtgtTCATGTGtcactattttttaattaccagTAACAGCAATTAAGTAGTGATATTAAATCTTTAGttacaattaaaaacgataattcAATAATGCGTCTATATAGATGGCTGAGAGATCCAGAGAtgattaatgtaaaatatgtctgattttatatattcttattattttattttttcagtcGATTTGCAACGTAACCTCGATTTGTCGGTGGCGACCCGTagcgaattattatttagctTTGATAAAATCCGCTACGTGCCGCCACCATTTATTATCTCCATGTTACAGACTCCAACCACGTTTCTTCCCGCTTCCGTTTCCGTAAGGTTGTGTAAgtttctttgaaattttattatttttaccccTGCAAAGTTTACTCGATTTGCTAAAATCAAGATAcgtaaattgcaattttttttttcctattataTCACGAAgtaatcatattttttcaatactaTTACGCAAGCTTTCAGGGGCAATTTTCCTTCACAATTTGCCTAACCTCAATTACTAATATGTTGAGcagtgttttaaaataattaattattattacagaaGCGATTAGATAAACCTGAAAGATGGCCAAGTCTAAGAATCATACGAATCACAACCAGAGTAAGTAACTTTACTGTAAGTTTGTATCAAAAAGTCTAGCTATAATATGTTGCTAAATTGTtaacttttcgttttttttttttccagatagAAAAGCCCATCGAAATGGTATTAAAAAGCCTAAGAGATACAGGCATGAAAGCACGCTTGGGGTAAGCTTTGTTAACATTTTATTGCATTCTTAATCATTTCAGTATTTTACTTTCTAGGTTCTTTAACGCGAGAAATGTTACATACATTACTATACAAGATAAAACattacttataataaataacacaTTCAATTTTTGACgtttaaaatgaataaaagatCTTTGAGACATTTATGTTATAACATGTTATATACAACTGCCTGTGCTTTTCAGATGGACCTCAAGTTTTTAAGGAATCAACGTTTTGC is a window from the Cardiocondyla obscurior isolate alpha-2009 linkage group LG01, Cobs3.1, whole genome shotgun sequence genome containing:
- the Rpl29 gene encoding uncharacterized protein Rpl29: MAKSKNHTNHNQNRKAHRNGIKKPKRYRHESTLGMDLKFLRNQRFAKKHNLKPKAQLKRAEQRKAQREVKKQEK